One window of Atribacter laminatus genomic DNA carries:
- a CDS encoding amino acid ABC transporter permease, translating into MAPLQAVIESFPYIISGMGVTLGLVGLALALGLMVGIPMAVGQVYGGKWTGKFIAFYVWIFRGLPNLVLLFLFYFGIFPLMGLNVSAFFIGALALGLRSAAYQTEIFRGAILSLGEGQMLAARSLGMSKNQAILNIMLPQALRIALPGWSNEYPILLTDSSVCYAIGVMEIMTRGNQMVTRTYQPMPIYFACALIFILMNYGGLSLFRAVEKRVHVPGFGSSDQS; encoded by the coding sequence GTGGCACCATTGCAGGCAGTTATTGAGTCGTTTCCCTATATCATTTCTGGTATGGGTGTGACACTTGGATTGGTTGGATTGGCATTGGCATTGGGATTGATGGTAGGTATCCCGATGGCAGTTGGACAGGTTTATGGAGGAAAATGGACCGGGAAATTCATTGCTTTTTATGTCTGGATCTTTCGAGGGCTTCCCAACTTGGTTTTATTGTTTCTATTTTATTTTGGTATATTCCCGCTTATGGGTTTGAATGTTTCGGCTTTTTTTATTGGTGCACTGGCTTTGGGCTTAAGAAGTGCTGCTTATCAAACTGAAATATTTCGAGGAGCCATTTTGTCTCTCGGCGAAGGGCAGATGTTAGCTGCCCGATCATTGGGTATGAGTAAAAATCAAGCCATATTAAACATAATGCTTCCTCAGGCACTCCGAATTGCTTTACCGGGGTGGTCAAATGAATACCCAATTTTACTCACCGATTCATCAGTTTGCTACGCTATAGGTGTCATGGAAATTATGACCCGGGGAAATCAAATGGTGACTCGAACCTATCAACCAATGCCGATTTATTTTGCTTGTGCCTTAATATTTATTTTAATGAATTATGGTGGTTTAAGTCTTTTTCGTGCAGTTGAAAAACGGGTTCATGTTCCCGGTTTTGGAAGTAGTGATCAATCATGA